Proteins found in one Primulina eburnea isolate SZY01 chromosome 16, ASM2296580v1, whole genome shotgun sequence genomic segment:
- the LOC140816514 gene encoding trans-Golgi network-localized SYP41-interacting protein 1 isoform X1: protein MEMPDNHFRDGSLAGEDGEYSPVEPTDAATVDTVGESADQQVGYGTNGTREADDGGREDTFVDCPDEIENSETQQNSQEKELLQDNQFHESDSGNEVQELIHDMQEKNVSEKDGSAQEHEEERVAFKRGLTRLCYQLKVLNEQHPSSIENDDRLVNHFPNESKGWDEKTLGSGASLNEMISECSMLLDTALSKPLHSEGKFEELNAVLSRKDQEIDLLNTKVAELSESKHGNLFQLNESGNVNDQHIEEIVNRTLSSLSLTLHRDELLEGALEEKISNVEKSVLFLVEKYNFFLSETDQLRACLTAVGSDINTMDEIETFVIAHDKILELRSKEENLLQNLSYLDGENRKLLEQLEKQQSVIDNANSEIENLSAVLEQEKNKYANIKEKLSMAVTKGKALVQQRDSLKLSLAEKTSELEKCFTELQEKSDSLEAAASLQESLAEKDNILEKCAEILSEVVAVDEPQPIDFTDKLRWLADENKSLKGLSLQYHKMNDALSFLSFPETIESNSLDSRVCWLAESFYASKQEAIKLQREIDQTNEAVSGDFDRFMTLILPETLKNSYLLAKLQDLKNSYEVQEKLQHELIKAREAAENVIDQLNASLLAESEEKNCLQMELDSLRKDYEAVVRKEYQLSLEKDQIVSMLREAFGVANDDQQEDHSDQFEVMTIIDSCLAKIQEKTCHIKSDLVEVEIFERFQSLLYIRDIKVSLCELILDEDMSHRMEVNRMSNELQMTTRELNTLKDEKAGMRQSFEQLEEKCALLREKLSMAVKKGKGLFQERENLKGSLSEKNVEIDRLRSELQLNISAYNDCQDQIKRLSLDVDRISQLETDLVATQEHADQLKKFLAESNSRYRGVVDSIEGIAAPTNLVFEEPVEKVKWLVGYLSDLDIANTKMAQELRKVKDEASSLASKLSEAQTVTKSLEDALSMAENNISLHLDEKRELSVSKSLLQEELHREKKEASSNTSKFEEMSASKRALEDALSLAENNISHLMNDRDIAIESQTVAEEQIHKLREESAVHIRKLADADKIIQSLEVALSQAQENVSQLSEENSKVRISKEGLDNEIKKLREEADSHATKLADAFATIKLLEDSSLLAENNMTNLILEKNNAEKEIVALNSELKSCMEELAGIHGSKVNFSLELSGQINRLYLLLEDETVSTLLELCFKEIIEGLKNMDFQLKEMEDIFMEMDSDVPQKGPFMEDASSILSTLSRLDSALNMEILNDVVNAVDSEIITFHIEQIVEKFHLKGKMLADKVENVSSCMDESIQLLLNRLQKTKDRIIAITKYIKSMKQQAKSVETDKEAQEDTIASLKSDIRNLSSACTDATQELELNAQRNISELRSILEFVKLDGRVSGYLGKIDGHSSAALSTDPTKTTERMLLAARQNQDITQQFLDVINKLISTTEDMHNKLKETELIYGELSKERDLYLDKICELENDLKELKNSCHDMKHMLDDYQEKDDKLTKRETEISASLSKIQELEDSLLSASQIKSIWSKISAIAIPDTASAVGDEVPSDSANMRKLVYIIDSFNGYVQKVSSLSDEKKELQLVIDKQISEIELLKSKVEDHIKNEKDSRGKVNELSELKSGLQDIVKKLGRNELMVDQNLAGVLPLLDELVLTSMLESENLRSKNEELGAKLLWTERIVDDLSNKVKVLEEYTHDKITPTETDQERGTSKASVSTQLEITEIQDLGAVGTSNNIPLAPSAAHARTLRKGSSEHLAININSESDRLMNSLESDEDKGHIFKSLNTSGLIPRQGRTAADRIDGIWVSSTRALMSRPRGRLGLMAYWLILHIWLFGTIL, encoded by the exons ATGGAAATGCCTGATAATCATTTTAGAGATGGCTCTTTAGCTGGGGAAGACGGAGAATATTCCCCTGTAGAACCTACAGATGCTGCAACAGTGGATACTGTCGGTGAATCGGCTGATCAG CAGGTGGGTTATGGGACCAATGGGACGAGGGAAGCAGATGATGGGGGAAGGGAGGATACATTTGTTGATTGCCCAGATGAGATAGAAAATTCTGAAACCCAACAGAATTCTCAGGAAAAGGAACTCTTGCAGGATAACCAGTTTCATGAATCAGATAGTGGGAATGAAGTTCAAGAATTGATTCATGATATGCAAGAAAAGAATGTATCTGAGAAGGATGGATCAGCACAAGAACACGAG GAAGAAAGGGTGGCATTTAAGAGAGGACTTACTCGCCTTTGTTATCAATTGAAGGTTTTGAATGAGCAACATCCTTCATCTATTGAAAATGATGATCGATTAGTGAATCATTTTCCAAATGAAAGCAAAGGTTGGGATGAGAAGACCTTGGGATCTGGTGCCTCCTTAAATGAGATGATCAGTGAGTGCTCCATGCTTCTTGACACTGCTTTGAGCAAGCCTTTGCACAGTGAGGGAAAATTTGAAGAACTAAATGCTGTACTAAGTAGAAAAGATCAGGAAATTGATTTGTTAAATACAAAGGTAGCTGAATTATCCGAGTCAAAGCATGGAAATTTGTTTCAGTTAAATGAGTCTGGCAATGTGAATGATCAGCACATTGAGGAAATTGTGAACAGGACATTATCTTCTCTTTCATTGACCCTCCATCGAGACGAGTTATTGGAAGGAGCACTAGAAGAAAAAATATCTAATGTCGAGAAATCAGTTTTGTTTTTAGTtgaaaagtataattttttcctTTCCGAAACAGACCAGCTCAGGGCATGTTTAACTGCGGTTGGATCAGATATCAACACAATGGATGAAATTGAAACTTTTGTGATCGCACATGACAAAATTCTTGAACTTAgaagcaaggaagagaatttgCTCCAAAACCTAAGCTATTTAGATGGTGAAAATAGGAAATTGCTGGAGCAACTAGAGAAACAGCAATCAGTTATTGATAATGCGAACTCAGAAATTGAAAATCTAAGTGCTGTGTTGGAACAAGAGAAGAACAAATATGCTAACATCAAAGAGAAGCTTAGCATGGCTGTGACAAAAGGAAAGGCATTGGTGCAGCAGAGAGATTCGCTGAAGCTATCATTGGCTGAAAAAACTAGCGAGTTGGAAAAATGTTTCACTGAACTGCAAGAGAAGTCAGATTCTCTAGAGGCTGCAGCTTCACTGCAGGAATCCCTTGCAGAAAAGGATAACATACTTGAAAAATGTGCTGAAATATTATCAGAGGTGGTGGCAGTGGATGAACCACAGCCTATAGATTTTACTGATAAACTAAGATGGCTTGCAGATGAGAACAAATCATTGAAGGGTTTATCTCTACAATACCATAAAATGAATGATGCATTATCTTTTTTAAGTTTTCCAGAAACAATTGAATCTAATTCATTAGATTCCCGTGTCTGTTGGCTTGCGGAGTCATTCTATGCATCCAAACAAGAAGCCATCAAGTTACAAAGAGAGATAGATCAAACAAATGAAGCTGTGAGTGGGGATTTTGATCGCTTCATGACTTTAATATTGCCTGAAACACTGAAAAATAGCTATCTTCTAGCTAAATTGCAGGATTTAAAAAACAGTTACGAAGTGCAGGAAAAGTTGCAGCATGAGCTAATTAAAGCAAGGGAAGCTGCAGAAAATGTGATCGATCAACTGAATGCATCACTTTTAGCAGAATCTGAGGAAAAGAACTGCCTTCAAATGGAGTTGGATAGCTTGAGAAAAGATTATGAAGCAGTTGTGAGAAAGGAGTATCAACTTTCACTGGAAAAGGATCAAATAGTAAGTATGTTACGCGAGGCATTTGGAGTTGCAAATGATGATCAACAAGAGGATCACTCAGATCAATTTGAGGTGATGACCATAATTGACAGTTGTCTTGCAAAGATTCAGGAAAAAACATGTCACATCAAATCAGATCTAGTTGaagttgaaatttttgaaagattccagAGTCTTCTATATATCAGAGATATCAAAGTGAGTCTGTGTGAGCTAATTTTAGATGAAGATATGTCGCACAGAATGGAGGTGAATCGGATGTCAAATGAATTGCAAATGACAACTCGAGAACTTAACACGCTTAAGGACGAAAAAGCTGGCATGCGGCAAAGTTTTGAGCAGTTGGAGGAGAAATGCGCTCTGCTCAGGGAGAAGTTATCGATGGCTGTCAAAAAAGGCAAGGGGCTTTTCCAAGAACGGGAAAATCTGAAGGGATCTCTTAGTGAAAAGAATGTTGAAATTGATCGGTTGAGATCTGAACTCCAGTTGAACATATCTGCCTATAATGATTGCCAGGATCAAATCAAAAGATTGTCACTTGATGTGGATCGCATTTCTCAATTGGAGACTGATCTTGTTGCTACACAGGAACATGCTGATCAACTCAAGAAGTTCTTAGCAGAGAGCAACAGTAGATATCGAGGAGTTGTGGATTCTATTGAAGGCATCGCTGCTCCAACCAATTTGGTTTTTGAAGAGCCTGTGGAAAAGGTGAAATGGCTTGTTGGATATCTCAGTGACCTGGATATTGCAAATACGAAAATGGCACAAGAATTAAGGAAGGTTAAGGATGAAGCAAGTTCGTTGGCTAGCAAGTTGTCTGAAGCGCAGACTGTGACAAAGTCCCTGGAAGATGCCTTATCAATGGCAGAAAATAATATATCTCTGCACTTGGATGAGAAGAGAGAACTTTCAGTTTCTAAGTCGCTTCTGCAAGAGGAATTACACAGGGAAAAAAAGGAAGCTTCTTCTAATACTAGCAAGTTTGAAGAGATGTCTGCAAGTAAAAGAGCTCTTGAAGATGCTTTGTCCCTGGCAGAGAACAATATTTCCCATCTCATGAATGATAGAGACATAGCTATAGAGAGTCAAACTGTTGCAGAAGAGCAGATACATAAATTAAGGGAAGAATCTGCTGTTCATATTAGAAAACTTGCTGATGCTGATAAAATTATACAGTCCCTTGAAGTTGCACTGTCTCAGGCACAAGAGAATGTTTCCCAGCTGTCTGAAGAAAACAGTAAGGTGCGAATTAGTAAGGAGGGTCTGGATAATGAGATAAAGAAACTCAGGGAAGAAGCTGATTCTCATGCTACCAAGCTTGCTGATGCCTTTGCTACAATCAAATTGCTTGAGGATTCATCATTACTGGCAGAGAATAACATGACCAATCTCATTCTGGAAAAGAACAATGCTGAGAAAGAGATAGTAGCACTTAATTCTGAGTTGAAATCTTGCATGGAAGAGTTAGCTGGAATTCATGGAAGCAAAGTAAATTTCTCTTTGGAGCTATCTGGTCAGATAAACCGTCTTTACTTGCTTCTTGAAGATGAGACGGTGTCAACCTTGTTAGAACTTTGTTTTAAGGAAATAATAGAGGGACTGAAAAATATGGATTTCCAACTAAAAGAAATGGAGGATATTTTTATGGAAATGGATTCAGATGTGCCGCAAAAGGGTCCCTTCATGGAg GATGCTTCTTCAATTTTATCAACGCTATCTCGCCTTGATAGTGCTTTAAATATGGAAATCCTGAACGATGTGGTGAATGCAGTCGATAGTGAGATTATAACGTTTCATATCGAGCAGATTGTTGAAAAATTCCATCTGAAAGGCAAGATGCTGGCTGATAAAGTTGAAAACGTCTCTTCTTGTATGGATGAATCGATTCAACTTCTTTTAAATAGATTACAGAAGACAAAAGACAGAATTATTGCTATTACAAAGTACATTAAATCTATGAAACAACAAGCGAAGAGCGTTGAAACAGATAAAGAAGCACAGGAGGATACCATAGCGTCATTAAAAAGTGATATAAGAAATCTATCATCTGCTTGTACCGATGCCACTCAAGAGTTAGAGTTGAATGCTCAAAGAAATATATCAGAACTGAGATCTATTCTTGAATTTGTAAAATTGGATGGCCGAGTCTCCGGTTATCTGGGGAAAATTGACGGTCATTCTTCAGCAGCACTTTCTACCGACCCTACGAAGACAACTGAGAGGATGTTACTTGCTGCTAGACAGAATCAAGATATTACTCAACAGTTTCTGGATGTAATAAATAAACTGATTAGTACAACAGAAGATATGCATAACAAATTGAAAGAAACTGAGTTAATTTATGGTGAACTCTCGAAAGAAAGAGATCTATACCTAGACAAGATCTGTGAGTTGGAGAATGATCTGAAAGAGCTGAAAAACTCATGTCATGATATGAAGCATATGCTAGATGATTATCAGGAAAAAGACGATAAATTGACGAAAAGAGAGACAGAAATTTCTGCTTCGTTATCCAAAATTCAAG AATTGGAAGATTCTCTGTTATCAGCATCTCAAATAAAATCCATTTGGAGTAAGATAAGTGCAATTGCAATCCCTGATACTGCGTCTGCAGTTGGAGATGAAGTGCCGAGTGATTCTGCTAATATGAGAAAGTTGGTTTATATTATAGATAGTTTTAATGGATATGTGCAGAAAGTAAGTTCACTCTCTGATGAAAAGAAAGAGCTGCAGTTAGTCATTGATAAGCAGATCTCCGAAATTGAACTTCTGAAGAGTAAAGTCGAAGACCATATAAAAAATGAGAAAGACTCACGAGGCAAGGTGAATGAGTTATCGGAGCTCAAATCAGGTTTGCAAGACATTGTGAAGAAGCTTGGGCGTAATGAATTGATGGTCGACCAAAATTTAGCTGGAGTATTGCCCTTACTTGATGAACTTGTACTGACCTCAATGCTGGAATCTGAAAATTTGAGATCCAAAAATGAAGAACTTGGTGCCAAGTTGCTCTGGACCGAAAGGATTGTTGATGACTTGTCAAATAAGGTTAAAGTACTTGAAGAATATACTCATGATAAAATTACTCCGACTGAGACAGACCAGGAAAGAGGAACCTCCAAAGCTTCTGTGTCTACCCAGCTAGAGATAACAGAAATACAGGACTTG GGAGCAGTTGGTACGAGTAACAACATTCCTCTTGCTCCATCTGCTGCTCATGCACGCACATTGAGGAAGGGTTCAAGCGAACACCTTGCGATCAACATCAATTCTGAGTCTGACAGGTTGATGAACAGTCTAGAGTCTGATGAAGATAAAG GTCACATTTTTAAGTCCCTGAATACATCTGGTCTGATTCCTAGACAAGGGAGAACAGCTGCAGATCGAATAGATGGAATTTG GGTGTCCAGCACCCGAGCATTGATGAGCCGTCCGAGAGGGAGACTAGGTCTCATGGCTTATTGGCTCATCTTGCACATATGGTTATTTGGCACCATTTTGTAA
- the LOC140816514 gene encoding trans-Golgi network-localized SYP41-interacting protein 1 isoform X2: MEMPDNHFRDGSLAGEDGEYSPVEPTDAATVDTVGESADQVGYGTNGTREADDGGREDTFVDCPDEIENSETQQNSQEKELLQDNQFHESDSGNEVQELIHDMQEKNVSEKDGSAQEHEEERVAFKRGLTRLCYQLKVLNEQHPSSIENDDRLVNHFPNESKGWDEKTLGSGASLNEMISECSMLLDTALSKPLHSEGKFEELNAVLSRKDQEIDLLNTKVAELSESKHGNLFQLNESGNVNDQHIEEIVNRTLSSLSLTLHRDELLEGALEEKISNVEKSVLFLVEKYNFFLSETDQLRACLTAVGSDINTMDEIETFVIAHDKILELRSKEENLLQNLSYLDGENRKLLEQLEKQQSVIDNANSEIENLSAVLEQEKNKYANIKEKLSMAVTKGKALVQQRDSLKLSLAEKTSELEKCFTELQEKSDSLEAAASLQESLAEKDNILEKCAEILSEVVAVDEPQPIDFTDKLRWLADENKSLKGLSLQYHKMNDALSFLSFPETIESNSLDSRVCWLAESFYASKQEAIKLQREIDQTNEAVSGDFDRFMTLILPETLKNSYLLAKLQDLKNSYEVQEKLQHELIKAREAAENVIDQLNASLLAESEEKNCLQMELDSLRKDYEAVVRKEYQLSLEKDQIVSMLREAFGVANDDQQEDHSDQFEVMTIIDSCLAKIQEKTCHIKSDLVEVEIFERFQSLLYIRDIKVSLCELILDEDMSHRMEVNRMSNELQMTTRELNTLKDEKAGMRQSFEQLEEKCALLREKLSMAVKKGKGLFQERENLKGSLSEKNVEIDRLRSELQLNISAYNDCQDQIKRLSLDVDRISQLETDLVATQEHADQLKKFLAESNSRYRGVVDSIEGIAAPTNLVFEEPVEKVKWLVGYLSDLDIANTKMAQELRKVKDEASSLASKLSEAQTVTKSLEDALSMAENNISLHLDEKRELSVSKSLLQEELHREKKEASSNTSKFEEMSASKRALEDALSLAENNISHLMNDRDIAIESQTVAEEQIHKLREESAVHIRKLADADKIIQSLEVALSQAQENVSQLSEENSKVRISKEGLDNEIKKLREEADSHATKLADAFATIKLLEDSSLLAENNMTNLILEKNNAEKEIVALNSELKSCMEELAGIHGSKVNFSLELSGQINRLYLLLEDETVSTLLELCFKEIIEGLKNMDFQLKEMEDIFMEMDSDVPQKGPFMEDASSILSTLSRLDSALNMEILNDVVNAVDSEIITFHIEQIVEKFHLKGKMLADKVENVSSCMDESIQLLLNRLQKTKDRIIAITKYIKSMKQQAKSVETDKEAQEDTIASLKSDIRNLSSACTDATQELELNAQRNISELRSILEFVKLDGRVSGYLGKIDGHSSAALSTDPTKTTERMLLAARQNQDITQQFLDVINKLISTTEDMHNKLKETELIYGELSKERDLYLDKICELENDLKELKNSCHDMKHMLDDYQEKDDKLTKRETEISASLSKIQELEDSLLSASQIKSIWSKISAIAIPDTASAVGDEVPSDSANMRKLVYIIDSFNGYVQKVSSLSDEKKELQLVIDKQISEIELLKSKVEDHIKNEKDSRGKVNELSELKSGLQDIVKKLGRNELMVDQNLAGVLPLLDELVLTSMLESENLRSKNEELGAKLLWTERIVDDLSNKVKVLEEYTHDKITPTETDQERGTSKASVSTQLEITEIQDLGAVGTSNNIPLAPSAAHARTLRKGSSEHLAININSESDRLMNSLESDEDKGHIFKSLNTSGLIPRQGRTAADRIDGIWVSSTRALMSRPRGRLGLMAYWLILHIWLFGTIL, from the exons ATGGAAATGCCTGATAATCATTTTAGAGATGGCTCTTTAGCTGGGGAAGACGGAGAATATTCCCCTGTAGAACCTACAGATGCTGCAACAGTGGATACTGTCGGTGAATCGGCTGATCAG GTGGGTTATGGGACCAATGGGACGAGGGAAGCAGATGATGGGGGAAGGGAGGATACATTTGTTGATTGCCCAGATGAGATAGAAAATTCTGAAACCCAACAGAATTCTCAGGAAAAGGAACTCTTGCAGGATAACCAGTTTCATGAATCAGATAGTGGGAATGAAGTTCAAGAATTGATTCATGATATGCAAGAAAAGAATGTATCTGAGAAGGATGGATCAGCACAAGAACACGAG GAAGAAAGGGTGGCATTTAAGAGAGGACTTACTCGCCTTTGTTATCAATTGAAGGTTTTGAATGAGCAACATCCTTCATCTATTGAAAATGATGATCGATTAGTGAATCATTTTCCAAATGAAAGCAAAGGTTGGGATGAGAAGACCTTGGGATCTGGTGCCTCCTTAAATGAGATGATCAGTGAGTGCTCCATGCTTCTTGACACTGCTTTGAGCAAGCCTTTGCACAGTGAGGGAAAATTTGAAGAACTAAATGCTGTACTAAGTAGAAAAGATCAGGAAATTGATTTGTTAAATACAAAGGTAGCTGAATTATCCGAGTCAAAGCATGGAAATTTGTTTCAGTTAAATGAGTCTGGCAATGTGAATGATCAGCACATTGAGGAAATTGTGAACAGGACATTATCTTCTCTTTCATTGACCCTCCATCGAGACGAGTTATTGGAAGGAGCACTAGAAGAAAAAATATCTAATGTCGAGAAATCAGTTTTGTTTTTAGTtgaaaagtataattttttcctTTCCGAAACAGACCAGCTCAGGGCATGTTTAACTGCGGTTGGATCAGATATCAACACAATGGATGAAATTGAAACTTTTGTGATCGCACATGACAAAATTCTTGAACTTAgaagcaaggaagagaatttgCTCCAAAACCTAAGCTATTTAGATGGTGAAAATAGGAAATTGCTGGAGCAACTAGAGAAACAGCAATCAGTTATTGATAATGCGAACTCAGAAATTGAAAATCTAAGTGCTGTGTTGGAACAAGAGAAGAACAAATATGCTAACATCAAAGAGAAGCTTAGCATGGCTGTGACAAAAGGAAAGGCATTGGTGCAGCAGAGAGATTCGCTGAAGCTATCATTGGCTGAAAAAACTAGCGAGTTGGAAAAATGTTTCACTGAACTGCAAGAGAAGTCAGATTCTCTAGAGGCTGCAGCTTCACTGCAGGAATCCCTTGCAGAAAAGGATAACATACTTGAAAAATGTGCTGAAATATTATCAGAGGTGGTGGCAGTGGATGAACCACAGCCTATAGATTTTACTGATAAACTAAGATGGCTTGCAGATGAGAACAAATCATTGAAGGGTTTATCTCTACAATACCATAAAATGAATGATGCATTATCTTTTTTAAGTTTTCCAGAAACAATTGAATCTAATTCATTAGATTCCCGTGTCTGTTGGCTTGCGGAGTCATTCTATGCATCCAAACAAGAAGCCATCAAGTTACAAAGAGAGATAGATCAAACAAATGAAGCTGTGAGTGGGGATTTTGATCGCTTCATGACTTTAATATTGCCTGAAACACTGAAAAATAGCTATCTTCTAGCTAAATTGCAGGATTTAAAAAACAGTTACGAAGTGCAGGAAAAGTTGCAGCATGAGCTAATTAAAGCAAGGGAAGCTGCAGAAAATGTGATCGATCAACTGAATGCATCACTTTTAGCAGAATCTGAGGAAAAGAACTGCCTTCAAATGGAGTTGGATAGCTTGAGAAAAGATTATGAAGCAGTTGTGAGAAAGGAGTATCAACTTTCACTGGAAAAGGATCAAATAGTAAGTATGTTACGCGAGGCATTTGGAGTTGCAAATGATGATCAACAAGAGGATCACTCAGATCAATTTGAGGTGATGACCATAATTGACAGTTGTCTTGCAAAGATTCAGGAAAAAACATGTCACATCAAATCAGATCTAGTTGaagttgaaatttttgaaagattccagAGTCTTCTATATATCAGAGATATCAAAGTGAGTCTGTGTGAGCTAATTTTAGATGAAGATATGTCGCACAGAATGGAGGTGAATCGGATGTCAAATGAATTGCAAATGACAACTCGAGAACTTAACACGCTTAAGGACGAAAAAGCTGGCATGCGGCAAAGTTTTGAGCAGTTGGAGGAGAAATGCGCTCTGCTCAGGGAGAAGTTATCGATGGCTGTCAAAAAAGGCAAGGGGCTTTTCCAAGAACGGGAAAATCTGAAGGGATCTCTTAGTGAAAAGAATGTTGAAATTGATCGGTTGAGATCTGAACTCCAGTTGAACATATCTGCCTATAATGATTGCCAGGATCAAATCAAAAGATTGTCACTTGATGTGGATCGCATTTCTCAATTGGAGACTGATCTTGTTGCTACACAGGAACATGCTGATCAACTCAAGAAGTTCTTAGCAGAGAGCAACAGTAGATATCGAGGAGTTGTGGATTCTATTGAAGGCATCGCTGCTCCAACCAATTTGGTTTTTGAAGAGCCTGTGGAAAAGGTGAAATGGCTTGTTGGATATCTCAGTGACCTGGATATTGCAAATACGAAAATGGCACAAGAATTAAGGAAGGTTAAGGATGAAGCAAGTTCGTTGGCTAGCAAGTTGTCTGAAGCGCAGACTGTGACAAAGTCCCTGGAAGATGCCTTATCAATGGCAGAAAATAATATATCTCTGCACTTGGATGAGAAGAGAGAACTTTCAGTTTCTAAGTCGCTTCTGCAAGAGGAATTACACAGGGAAAAAAAGGAAGCTTCTTCTAATACTAGCAAGTTTGAAGAGATGTCTGCAAGTAAAAGAGCTCTTGAAGATGCTTTGTCCCTGGCAGAGAACAATATTTCCCATCTCATGAATGATAGAGACATAGCTATAGAGAGTCAAACTGTTGCAGAAGAGCAGATACATAAATTAAGGGAAGAATCTGCTGTTCATATTAGAAAACTTGCTGATGCTGATAAAATTATACAGTCCCTTGAAGTTGCACTGTCTCAGGCACAAGAGAATGTTTCCCAGCTGTCTGAAGAAAACAGTAAGGTGCGAATTAGTAAGGAGGGTCTGGATAATGAGATAAAGAAACTCAGGGAAGAAGCTGATTCTCATGCTACCAAGCTTGCTGATGCCTTTGCTACAATCAAATTGCTTGAGGATTCATCATTACTGGCAGAGAATAACATGACCAATCTCATTCTGGAAAAGAACAATGCTGAGAAAGAGATAGTAGCACTTAATTCTGAGTTGAAATCTTGCATGGAAGAGTTAGCTGGAATTCATGGAAGCAAAGTAAATTTCTCTTTGGAGCTATCTGGTCAGATAAACCGTCTTTACTTGCTTCTTGAAGATGAGACGGTGTCAACCTTGTTAGAACTTTGTTTTAAGGAAATAATAGAGGGACTGAAAAATATGGATTTCCAACTAAAAGAAATGGAGGATATTTTTATGGAAATGGATTCAGATGTGCCGCAAAAGGGTCCCTTCATGGAg GATGCTTCTTCAATTTTATCAACGCTATCTCGCCTTGATAGTGCTTTAAATATGGAAATCCTGAACGATGTGGTGAATGCAGTCGATAGTGAGATTATAACGTTTCATATCGAGCAGATTGTTGAAAAATTCCATCTGAAAGGCAAGATGCTGGCTGATAAAGTTGAAAACGTCTCTTCTTGTATGGATGAATCGATTCAACTTCTTTTAAATAGATTACAGAAGACAAAAGACAGAATTATTGCTATTACAAAGTACATTAAATCTATGAAACAACAAGCGAAGAGCGTTGAAACAGATAAAGAAGCACAGGAGGATACCATAGCGTCATTAAAAAGTGATATAAGAAATCTATCATCTGCTTGTACCGATGCCACTCAAGAGTTAGAGTTGAATGCTCAAAGAAATATATCAGAACTGAGATCTATTCTTGAATTTGTAAAATTGGATGGCCGAGTCTCCGGTTATCTGGGGAAAATTGACGGTCATTCTTCAGCAGCACTTTCTACCGACCCTACGAAGACAACTGAGAGGATGTTACTTGCTGCTAGACAGAATCAAGATATTACTCAACAGTTTCTGGATGTAATAAATAAACTGATTAGTACAACAGAAGATATGCATAACAAATTGAAAGAAACTGAGTTAATTTATGGTGAACTCTCGAAAGAAAGAGATCTATACCTAGACAAGATCTGTGAGTTGGAGAATGATCTGAAAGAGCTGAAAAACTCATGTCATGATATGAAGCATATGCTAGATGATTATCAGGAAAAAGACGATAAATTGACGAAAAGAGAGACAGAAATTTCTGCTTCGTTATCCAAAATTCAAG AATTGGAAGATTCTCTGTTATCAGCATCTCAAATAAAATCCATTTGGAGTAAGATAAGTGCAATTGCAATCCCTGATACTGCGTCTGCAGTTGGAGATGAAGTGCCGAGTGATTCTGCTAATATGAGAAAGTTGGTTTATATTATAGATAGTTTTAATGGATATGTGCAGAAAGTAAGTTCACTCTCTGATGAAAAGAAAGAGCTGCAGTTAGTCATTGATAAGCAGATCTCCGAAATTGAACTTCTGAAGAGTAAAGTCGAAGACCATATAAAAAATGAGAAAGACTCACGAGGCAAGGTGAATGAGTTATCGGAGCTCAAATCAGGTTTGCAAGACATTGTGAAGAAGCTTGGGCGTAATGAATTGATGGTCGACCAAAATTTAGCTGGAGTATTGCCCTTACTTGATGAACTTGTACTGACCTCAATGCTGGAATCTGAAAATTTGAGATCCAAAAATGAAGAACTTGGTGCCAAGTTGCTCTGGACCGAAAGGATTGTTGATGACTTGTCAAATAAGGTTAAAGTACTTGAAGAATATACTCATGATAAAATTACTCCGACTGAGACAGACCAGGAAAGAGGAACCTCCAAAGCTTCTGTGTCTACCCAGCTAGAGATAACAGAAATACAGGACTTG GGAGCAGTTGGTACGAGTAACAACATTCCTCTTGCTCCATCTGCTGCTCATGCACGCACATTGAGGAAGGGTTCAAGCGAACACCTTGCGATCAACATCAATTCTGAGTCTGACAGGTTGATGAACAGTCTAGAGTCTGATGAAGATAAAG GTCACATTTTTAAGTCCCTGAATACATCTGGTCTGATTCCTAGACAAGGGAGAACAGCTGCAGATCGAATAGATGGAATTTG GGTGTCCAGCACCCGAGCATTGATGAGCCGTCCGAGAGGGAGACTAGGTCTCATGGCTTATTGGCTCATCTTGCACATATGGTTATTTGGCACCATTTTGTAA